The proteins below are encoded in one region of Nitrospira sp.:
- a CDS encoding glycogen debranching protein, whose protein sequence is MARALDYEWLETNGRGGFASGTVAGANTRRYHALLLVARRPPVDRVVLVNQVEDWVTVGDARTSLATNLYSGAVHPEGYRACEGFVLDPWPIWSFEVCGVRLLREILCVRGRDLVIVRWRRVDTLPVPVMLSVRPKLSGRDYHSLHRENQTLQPDAETAPGRVTWHPYHDIPPVRAHHNGRYRHQDEWFRCIQLPAEQSRGLDGEEDWWSPGEFTWTLSSGNSAILVFTTEDEPVDAIRWIDEERARRSRLESSAPGMDRLARRLWTAAETYISQRGEQQTVLAGYPWFTDWGRDTFISLPGLCLVAGRHDVARQIIRTFASHVSEGMIPNRFPDQGEKPDYNTIDASLWFVHTVGRYLDLSSDDEFLYNVAWPAVKQIIDGYRRGTRYGIRLDQDGLITGGELGVQLTWMDAKVGDWVVTPRHGKPVEVQALWTRSLEVAEALARRFGDPTEAERYRADRLRARLAFQARFWYQEGGYLYDVVDGPQGNDSTLRPNQLYAISLARGLLTFEQAHQVLEIVRAKLLTPVGLRTLSPDHPDYRGIYQGGAWERDGAYHQGTVWPFLLGAFVTAWIKTYGASREVQLEARKFLEGLDAHLEQAGLGQVSEIFDAEPPHTAKGCIAQAWSVAEPLRVLLEDLIDVSEPFSSSDSHNHA, encoded by the coding sequence TTGGCGCGGGCCTTGGACTACGAGTGGCTTGAGACGAATGGACGGGGAGGCTTCGCATCCGGGACTGTGGCCGGAGCCAACACGCGCCGCTATCATGCATTACTGCTCGTGGCACGGCGCCCTCCCGTGGATCGAGTCGTCCTGGTCAACCAGGTAGAAGATTGGGTAACGGTGGGGGATGCCCGGACTTCACTCGCCACCAACCTGTACTCAGGCGCCGTTCATCCCGAAGGCTATCGTGCTTGCGAAGGATTCGTTCTCGATCCGTGGCCGATCTGGTCCTTTGAGGTCTGCGGTGTTCGATTGCTCCGGGAGATCCTGTGTGTGCGCGGCCGAGATCTGGTGATTGTCCGTTGGCGACGTGTCGACACCCTACCTGTGCCGGTGATGCTGTCGGTCAGGCCGAAACTGTCCGGGCGCGACTACCATAGCCTGCATCGTGAAAATCAGACGCTGCAGCCGGACGCCGAGACGGCGCCAGGTCGCGTAACCTGGCATCCCTATCACGACATTCCGCCGGTTCGAGCGCACCACAACGGACGTTATCGTCACCAGGACGAGTGGTTTCGCTGCATCCAGCTTCCTGCCGAACAGTCTCGTGGCCTCGATGGCGAGGAGGACTGGTGGTCTCCGGGAGAGTTCACGTGGACGCTATCGTCTGGTAATTCTGCGATCCTGGTGTTCACGACCGAGGATGAGCCGGTCGATGCGATTCGGTGGATCGATGAAGAGCGTGCTCGACGATCTCGCCTGGAATCATCCGCGCCCGGGATGGACCGGCTTGCGCGTCGACTTTGGACCGCTGCAGAGACGTACATTTCACAGAGGGGGGAGCAGCAAACGGTTCTCGCCGGCTATCCTTGGTTTACCGACTGGGGACGGGATACCTTTATCTCCTTACCGGGACTGTGTCTCGTTGCCGGCCGACATGATGTGGCACGCCAGATCATCCGCACCTTCGCTTCGCACGTGTCAGAGGGGATGATCCCGAATCGCTTCCCGGATCAGGGTGAGAAGCCGGACTACAACACAATTGACGCCTCTCTGTGGTTTGTCCATACGGTGGGTCGCTATCTGGACCTCAGCAGTGACGATGAATTTCTATATAATGTCGCGTGGCCTGCCGTAAAGCAGATCATTGATGGGTATCGTCGTGGGACCCGTTATGGGATTCGTCTAGACCAGGATGGATTGATTACGGGTGGTGAGCTTGGGGTCCAATTAACTTGGATGGACGCTAAGGTCGGCGATTGGGTGGTCACGCCGCGGCATGGCAAGCCCGTTGAGGTCCAGGCGCTGTGGACTCGGTCGCTCGAGGTTGCGGAAGCATTAGCACGTCGGTTCGGTGACCCCACCGAAGCAGAGCGTTATCGAGCCGACCGGTTGCGCGCGCGTCTAGCCTTCCAGGCCAGATTCTGGTACCAGGAGGGCGGCTATCTCTATGATGTCGTTGATGGGCCTCAAGGAAACGATTCCACGCTCCGCCCCAATCAACTCTACGCCATCTCCCTCGCCAGAGGGTTGCTGACCTTCGAACAAGCTCACCAGGTACTCGAAATCGTGCGTGCGAAACTCCTGACGCCCGTCGGCTTACGCACGTTGTCACCAGACCATCCAGACTATCGTGGCATCTATCAAGGTGGGGCGTGGGAGCGGGATGGTGCCTATCACCAAGGGACCGTCTGGCCTTTTCTACTTGGGGCTTTTGTTACAGCTTGGATTAAGACGTATGGGGCGAGCCGTGAGGTCCAGCTGGAAGCAAGGAAGTTTCTCGAGGGTCTTGACGCACACCTCGAACAGGCTGGGCTAGGGCAAGTGTCGGAGATTTTCGATGCCGAACCGCCGCATACCGCGAAAGGATGCATCGCACAAGCGTGGTCGGTGGCGGAGCCGTTACGCGTCCTGCTGGAAGATCTCATCGATGTTTCCGAGCCGTTCTCCTCCTCCGATTCTCACAATCACGCCTAG